Proteins found in one Lepeophtheirus salmonis chromosome 9, UVic_Lsal_1.4, whole genome shotgun sequence genomic segment:
- the LOC121123857 gene encoding uncharacterized protein isoform X2, with amino-acid sequence MLLQKEMAHSMKMGLPPQQQHQPTMSLHNRQQNLPLLRSSPFDRMPPIHQRPPWMISAASHEQQQRFSTNQPPPQFAHSQLQHQGQGQPPQQTHQQFHHHNHRQHPSSQYHNQQHMQQQHNLYHRRSQQNHRYNNHNYHGNYNNHHHHQQQQQHHHHFNNARSDASHYNDRNRETFGDELVDAHKQTFREQNQRYYHNHPNNNNMNNNNNHCNNSSNHNNNNYNQFAPSPSNVLITPDRVHANRVLNNRRSEDSTGDPEMDMRRNVQYMMTQKENDEYSGLMTATDRQWVLQIQLSQLKCENPFVDDYYFTVYNQKKKLEAAAIVENINKGYSINKHNTVNIKKNGDHYHDSCSGGSGYDDNNDSQSMEKNLAQTQLKRTDEGPQLLISEYSAGDDSNSYTPVQFDNSLGKLQAASVKAPRMAIDIDCSNNDLHESLTSNAQKDSRKYKQTLLELEHLFFLVIEVEDSEKKLAALPTNTTVRNQVESERVEALAELRKRLSVETNVRRYILVRKGKTLLKRILRHLEQGGVNCVISILFALLPSALRRDRDDQILPELLPQFVEHFDISPESYLIHYLKLLNCGQGASHGYLPTYRNILSSSSLGTTLLLLLVEQLKPSKDQEFVEIFNELSSALKDTPIIVPPVKGYFSIVNCDSDDDPGFYRMQLEKLFSVI; translated from the exons ATGTTGCTTCAGAAAGAGATGGCTCATAGTATGAAGATGGGACTACCGCCTCAACAGCAACACCAGCCCACTATGTCTTTACACAACCGACAACAGAATCTTCCCCTGCTGCGTTCCTCGCCCTTCGATCGAATGCCTCCTATTCATCAACGACCTCCATGGATGATTTCTGCAGCCTCTCATGAGCAACAACAGCGGTTTTCCACGAACCAACCGCCTCCTCAGTTTGCTCATAGTCAATTGCAACATCAGGGGCAAGGACAGCCACCGCAACAAACACATCAGCAGTTCCACCATCATAATCATAGGCAACATCCCTCCTCTCAATATCATAACCAGCAGCATATGCAACAGCAACATAACCTGTACCATCGTCGCTCTCAACAAAACCATcgttataataatcataattatcatGGTAATTACAATAACCATCACCACCATCAACAACAACAGCAACATCATCATCACTTCAATAATGCTCGGAGTGACGCTTCTCATTACAACGATCGTAATCGTGAAACCTTTGGAGATGAACTTGTTGATGCTCACAAACAAACCTTTAGGGAGCAAAATCAGCGCTATTACCACAACCAtccaaataataacaatatgaataataataataaccattgCAACAACAGCAGCaatcataataacaataattataatcagtTTGCTCCATCTCCATCTAACGTTCTCATCACACCGGATCGCGTTCACGCAAACCGAGTCCTTAACAATCGTAGATCTGAAGATTCTACTGGGGATCCAGAAATGGATATGAGACGTAATGTTCAATATATGATGactcaaaaagaaaatgatgaatATAGTGGTCTCATGACTGCCACTGACCGCCAATGGGTCCTTCAAATCCAATTGTCTCAACTCAAGTGTGAGAATCCATTTGTGGATGATTATTATTTCACCGTATATAACCAGAAGAAAAAACTAGAAGCCGCTGCTATTGTAGAAAATATCAACAAAGGTTACTCCATTAATAAGCATAATactgttaatattaaaaaaaatggcgaCCATTACCATGATAGTTGTAGTGGGGGCAGCGGCTATGACGATAATAATGATTCACAATCTATGGAAAAGAATCTGGCCCAGACGCAGCTCAAAAGAACTGATGAAGGACCTCAACTCCTTATATCTGAATATTCAGCTGGAGATGATTCCAATTCATACACTCCCGTTCAATTTGATAACTCTCTAGGTAAACTTCAAGCTGCATCCGTTAAAGCTCCCAGAATGGCCATTGATATTGATTGTTCAAATAACGATCTACACGAAAGTCTCACTTCGAATGCTCAAAAGGATTCCAG GAAATATAAACAAACCCTTTTGGAGTTGGaacatttgttttttcttgtcaTTGAAGTGGAAGACTCTGAGAAAAAGCTTGCTGCCCTCCCTACCAATACTACTGTCAGAAATCAAGTAGAGAGTGAACGGGTTGAAGCTCTTGCTGAGCTTCGTAAACGTCTTTCGGTAGAAACAAATGTGCGCAGATATATCTTAGTTCGTAAAGGAAAAACTCTTCTGAAACGAATTCTGCGCCATCTGGAACAAGGTGGAGTTAATTGTGTTATTTCCATTCTTTTTGCACTCCTGCCTAGTGCTCTTCGACGAGATAGAGATGACCAGATATTGCCTGAGCTGCTTCCACAATTTGTAGAGCATTTTGATATTTCTCCTGAATCCTACCTTATCCATTATTTAAAGCTTTTAAATTGTGGACAAGGAGCCTCTCATGGGTATTTGCCTACTTATAGAAATATTCTTAGCTCTTCATCTCTTGGAACcacacttcttcttcttctagtTGAACAACTCAAACCCTCAAAAGATCAagaatttgtagaaatttttaatGAGTTAAGTTCTGCTCTGAAGGACACCCCTATCATCGTTCCACCAGTCAAAGGATATTTCTCAATTGTGAATTGTGATTCAGATGATGATCCCGGTTTTTATCGAATgcaattggaaaaattatttagtgtgatttga
- the LOC121123857 gene encoding uncharacterized protein isoform X1, with translation MSDSEEDENFNAFNDDTFGDAASTWEEDSHEQLVAKATVECDQGHGRSPFPDKIEEDIMLLQKEMAHSMKMGLPPQQQHQPTMSLHNRQQNLPLLRSSPFDRMPPIHQRPPWMISAASHEQQQRFSTNQPPPQFAHSQLQHQGQGQPPQQTHQQFHHHNHRQHPSSQYHNQQHMQQQHNLYHRRSQQNHRYNNHNYHGNYNNHHHHQQQQQHHHHFNNARSDASHYNDRNRETFGDELVDAHKQTFREQNQRYYHNHPNNNNMNNNNNHCNNSSNHNNNNYNQFAPSPSNVLITPDRVHANRVLNNRRSEDSTGDPEMDMRRNVQYMMTQKENDEYSGLMTATDRQWVLQIQLSQLKCENPFVDDYYFTVYNQKKKLEAAAIVENINKGYSINKHNTVNIKKNGDHYHDSCSGGSGYDDNNDSQSMEKNLAQTQLKRTDEGPQLLISEYSAGDDSNSYTPVQFDNSLGKLQAASVKAPRMAIDIDCSNNDLHESLTSNAQKDSRKYKQTLLELEHLFFLVIEVEDSEKKLAALPTNTTVRNQVESERVEALAELRKRLSVETNVRRYILVRKGKTLLKRILRHLEQGGVNCVISILFALLPSALRRDRDDQILPELLPQFVEHFDISPESYLIHYLKLLNCGQGASHGYLPTYRNILSSSSLGTTLLLLLVEQLKPSKDQEFVEIFNELSSALKDTPIIVPPVKGYFSIVNCDSDDDPGFYRMQLEKLFSVI, from the exons ATGTCGGATTCCGAAGAGGACGAAAATTTTAATGCCTTCAACGATGATACTTTTGGAGATGCAGCCTCCACTTGGGAAGAGGATTCTCATGAACAACTCGTGGCCAAAGCAACGGTTGAATGCGATCAAGGTCATGGGAGAAGTCCTTTTCCGGATAAAATC GAAGAAGACATCATGTTGCTTCAGAAAGAGATGGCTCATAGTATGAAGATGGGACTACCGCCTCAACAGCAACACCAGCCCACTATGTCTTTACACAACCGACAACAGAATCTTCCCCTGCTGCGTTCCTCGCCCTTCGATCGAATGCCTCCTATTCATCAACGACCTCCATGGATGATTTCTGCAGCCTCTCATGAGCAACAACAGCGGTTTTCCACGAACCAACCGCCTCCTCAGTTTGCTCATAGTCAATTGCAACATCAGGGGCAAGGACAGCCACCGCAACAAACACATCAGCAGTTCCACCATCATAATCATAGGCAACATCCCTCCTCTCAATATCATAACCAGCAGCATATGCAACAGCAACATAACCTGTACCATCGTCGCTCTCAACAAAACCATcgttataataatcataattatcatGGTAATTACAATAACCATCACCACCATCAACAACAACAGCAACATCATCATCACTTCAATAATGCTCGGAGTGACGCTTCTCATTACAACGATCGTAATCGTGAAACCTTTGGAGATGAACTTGTTGATGCTCACAAACAAACCTTTAGGGAGCAAAATCAGCGCTATTACCACAACCAtccaaataataacaatatgaataataataataaccattgCAACAACAGCAGCaatcataataacaataattataatcagtTTGCTCCATCTCCATCTAACGTTCTCATCACACCGGATCGCGTTCACGCAAACCGAGTCCTTAACAATCGTAGATCTGAAGATTCTACTGGGGATCCAGAAATGGATATGAGACGTAATGTTCAATATATGATGactcaaaaagaaaatgatgaatATAGTGGTCTCATGACTGCCACTGACCGCCAATGGGTCCTTCAAATCCAATTGTCTCAACTCAAGTGTGAGAATCCATTTGTGGATGATTATTATTTCACCGTATATAACCAGAAGAAAAAACTAGAAGCCGCTGCTATTGTAGAAAATATCAACAAAGGTTACTCCATTAATAAGCATAATactgttaatattaaaaaaaatggcgaCCATTACCATGATAGTTGTAGTGGGGGCAGCGGCTATGACGATAATAATGATTCACAATCTATGGAAAAGAATCTGGCCCAGACGCAGCTCAAAAGAACTGATGAAGGACCTCAACTCCTTATATCTGAATATTCAGCTGGAGATGATTCCAATTCATACACTCCCGTTCAATTTGATAACTCTCTAGGTAAACTTCAAGCTGCATCCGTTAAAGCTCCCAGAATGGCCATTGATATTGATTGTTCAAATAACGATCTACACGAAAGTCTCACTTCGAATGCTCAAAAGGATTCCAG GAAATATAAACAAACCCTTTTGGAGTTGGaacatttgttttttcttgtcaTTGAAGTGGAAGACTCTGAGAAAAAGCTTGCTGCCCTCCCTACCAATACTACTGTCAGAAATCAAGTAGAGAGTGAACGGGTTGAAGCTCTTGCTGAGCTTCGTAAACGTCTTTCGGTAGAAACAAATGTGCGCAGATATATCTTAGTTCGTAAAGGAAAAACTCTTCTGAAACGAATTCTGCGCCATCTGGAACAAGGTGGAGTTAATTGTGTTATTTCCATTCTTTTTGCACTCCTGCCTAGTGCTCTTCGACGAGATAGAGATGACCAGATATTGCCTGAGCTGCTTCCACAATTTGTAGAGCATTTTGATATTTCTCCTGAATCCTACCTTATCCATTATTTAAAGCTTTTAAATTGTGGACAAGGAGCCTCTCATGGGTATTTGCCTACTTATAGAAATATTCTTAGCTCTTCATCTCTTGGAACcacacttcttcttcttctagtTGAACAACTCAAACCCTCAAAAGATCAagaatttgtagaaatttttaatGAGTTAAGTTCTGCTCTGAAGGACACCCCTATCATCGTTCCACCAGTCAAAGGATATTTCTCAATTGTGAATTGTGATTCAGATGATGATCCCGGTTTTTATCGAATgcaattggaaaaattatttagtgtgatttga